The genomic stretch GGATCGCTTCCATGACTTTGCGTCTTTGAGCGCACGCGTGGAACGCTCGATGGCGTCCTGCAGACCCGGCAAAGTCTGAGCAGGTGCCGTGGTCAGTAGGCGATTTAGAACCTCTACATGAGCGCCCATGGCTTCATCGGCGACACCGGCCAGCCGCGAGGCGCGCTCCATATCTGTGACCGATAGCTGTGCCAACAGCGGCGATATCCGGTCGAGTTGGGCCTGGCCGGCCGCCAGCGTTTCCGGCATCCAGTCGGTCCGGCCGATCGCCTGGAGCCGCAGCAATTCCGTCTCACGAGTACGCACGATTTCCAGGCGCGCGATGATTTCGTCGCCCGGGTCGCGCGCCAGCGCAGCCCGAACCTCTTCCGAAGCCCGCTTGACCGCATAGAGCGCGTCGCCGGGGAGGGCGTCGGCTGATGCAGCCAGCACCTGCGTGCCGCCGCCGATAACGACCAGAAGAATAACCACCAGCATGGCAAACACCATGCGGAGCGGCAACAGGCGACGCGTTGGAACCATGGCCGGCCGTAACGGTATGATGACGGGCGCGGTAAGGGGTCGATAGATCGCCCGGGCACTGGCTGATAGTGCTGGCGGCACGACAATGCCGGCGTCGGCACGCAGAATCTGACCGGCCTTGCGAAAAATCGCTGCCGTGTCTGCGCACGTATGGCAGTTGGCCACATGCGCTGCGATGCGCGCGTGTTCCGCGCCGGCGAGTTCGCCCGCAAGGTACGCTAGAAGCTGATCAGTTGACACTGGATGCTGGGCCATATGACTTTGGAGTCTATCTACTCGGTAAGAGTCGGCCTGCCAGACAAATAATACATGCTGGAGTAACTTTGGTCACCCACGGTCTAGCGCGCCCCATCAAATCCGTATTTCTTGAGAATCGACTGTAGTTTTTCAAAGCAACGG from Chloroflexota bacterium encodes the following:
- a CDS encoding zf-HC2 domain-containing protein — protein: MSTDQLLAYLAGELAGAEHARIAAHVANCHTCADTAAIFRKAGQILRADAGIVVPPALSASARAIYRPLTAPVIIPLRPAMVPTRRLLPLRMVFAMLVVILLVVIGGGTQVLAASADALPGDALYAVKRASEEVRAALARDPGDEIIARLEIVRTRETELLRLQAIGRTDWMPETLAAGQAQLDRISPLLAQLSVTDMERASRLAGVADEAMGAHVEVLNRLLTTAPAQTLPGLQDAIERSTRALKDAKSWKRSAPGRPDDAGTTPAPSPTAIATSPIDVPLSTRTPPANSNPGPQTTHTPPGNNGNPPLTPPGQNNIPPQATRTPPGNNGNRPLTPPGQNNIPPQATRTPPGNNGNRPLTPPGQNNVPPQATRTPPGNNGPSSSGRP